From one Clostridium cylindrosporum DSM 605 genomic stretch:
- a CDS encoding threonine/serine exporter family protein, with protein sequence MLSGRLLIEIVFAFLGSFFPGVLFNIERKNLVWAGISGSIGWVLFAIVKAATASPAMATFVGAAGIGVYSEIMARVKKTPASIFSITGIYPLVPGITAYNTVKYIVEDDLAMALNKGIETAAVAGAIAFGIMTVTAAFQFITRFKQRKHEIKQEKSLSNS encoded by the coding sequence ATGTTAAGTGGAAGATTATTAATAGAAATAGTATTTGCGTTTTTAGGGAGTTTTTTCCCTGGGGTACTTTTTAATATAGAAAGAAAAAATCTTGTTTGGGCGGGAATTTCAGGTTCTATAGGATGGGTACTTTTTGCAATAGTAAAAGCTGCTACAGCATCTCCTGCAATGGCTACATTTGTAGGGGCAGCAGGTATAGGGGTTTATAGTGAAATTATGGCAAGGGTTAAAAAGACTCCTGCATCAATATTTTCGATAACAGGTATATATCCTCTAGTACCAGGAATAACAGCTTATAATACTGTAAAGTATATAGTTGAAGATGATTTGGCAATGGCTTTAAATAAAGGAATTGAAACAGCAGCTGTGGCTGGAGCAATTGCATTCGGGATAATGACAGTAACTGCAGCTTTTCAATTTATAACAAGATTCAAACAAAGAAAGCATGAAATTAAACAGGAGAAAAGTTTATCCAACAGTTAA
- a CDS encoding ATP-binding cassette domain-containing protein: MIAVELNNVSKNTNGIEVLNNISLSLESSGIYGIVGDNFSGRLELLKIISGIMREHEGEVKIFGSVLAKKTGYNDDIGMSFGISGFIEEYSAYKNLKILSSIKGKIDNMEVKDALSTVELLSLSRDRVREFNLSMKKRLSIAQAIMEKPKLLIIDEPFMYLTQEEIENIKLVFKDINRRRDTTVILGCRSAEYIDDICEDIYNIRNGKIEDIKTAT, encoded by the coding sequence ATGATAGCAGTAGAATTAAATAATGTTAGTAAAAATACTAATGGGATTGAAGTTTTAAATAATATAAGTCTAAGTCTTGAATCAAGTGGTATTTATGGTATAGTTGGTGATAATTTTTCAGGGAGATTAGAGCTTTTAAAGATTATATCTGGAATTATGAGAGAACATGAAGGAGAGGTTAAAATATTTGGTAGTGTTTTAGCCAAAAAAACAGGATATAACGATGATATTGGAATGTCATTTGGTATTAGTGGCTTTATTGAAGAGTATTCTGCATATAAAAATCTCAAGATATTATCTTCAATAAAAGGAAAGATTGATAATATGGAGGTTAAAGATGCATTATCTACTGTAGAACTACTGTCCTTATCAAGGGATAGGGTTAGAGAATTTAATCTTTCAATGAAAAAAAGGCTATCAATAGCGCAGGCAATAATGGAAAAGCCAAAGCTATTAATAATTGATGAACCATTTATGTATTTAACTCAAGAAGAAATAGAAAACATAAAGCTTGTATTTAAAGATATTAATAGGAGAAGGGATACTACTGTAATTCTAGGATGTAGAAGTGCTGAGTATATAGATGATATTTGCGAAGATATTTATAACATTAGAAATGGAAAGATTGAAGATATAAAGACAGCTACCTAA
- a CDS encoding (2Fe-2S)-binding protein, with translation MTGTININGKDVVVEYEADDKLLELLRKLGYASVRRGCETLSCSVCTILVNDVPVNSCAVHVARVVGGGQKVTTVEGVPEEAKKVAEAMAEVGVDQCGYCAPGFVMTVLGIEKQIENPTDEKIVKYLRGNLCRCSGYVSQLRAIKKYLGMEG, from the coding sequence ATGACTGGAACTATAAATATAAATGGCAAAGATGTAGTAGTTGAATATGAAGCTGATGATAAGCTACTTGAACTATTAAGAAAACTTGGCTATGCCAGCGTAAGAAGAGGATGTGAAACTCTTTCATGTTCTGTTTGTACAATACTTGTAAATGATGTACCAGTAAACTCATGTGCTGTACATGTTGCTAGAGTTGTTGGCGGAGGCCAAAAAGTTACAACGGTTGAAGGTGTTCCTGAAGAAGCTAAAAAAGTAGCTGAAGCTATGGCAGAAGTAGGGGTTGACCAATGTGGATACTGTGCTCCAGGATTCGTAATGACAGTTCTAGGTATAGAGAAACAAATCGAAAATCCTACAGATGAAAAGATCGTAAAATATCTAAGAGGAAATCTTTGCAGATGCTCAGGTTATGTAAGTCAGCTTAGAGCGATCAAAAAGTATCTTGGTATGGAGGGTTAA
- a CDS encoding L,D-transpeptidase: MIKVIIIKSKFRLYVYKDNVLIRNYPVAIGKPSTPTPVGNAKIINRAPNPGGPYGAMWLGLSIPHIGIHGTNAPFSIGKTVSHGCIRMQNKDVLELARLAPIGTPVTITP; encoded by the coding sequence ATGATTAAAGTTATTATTATAAAAAGTAAATTTAGACTTTATGTATATAAGGATAATGTTCTTATACGAAATTATCCTGTAGCTATTGGTAAACCCTCAACCCCTACTCCTGTAGGAAATGCAAAAATAATCAATAGAGCCCCAAATCCAGGAGGACCCTATGGTGCCATGTGGCTAGGCCTCTCCATACCTCACATCGGAATACATGGTACAAATGCACCATTTTCTATAGGAAAAACCGTTTCTCATGGATGTATTCGTATGCAAAATAAAGATGTACTTGAGTTAGCCAGACTAGCTCCTATTGGTACCCCAGTTACTATTACTCCTTAA
- a CDS encoding FAD binding domain-containing protein encodes MNIQNYVIPQTIEEAYKLVQTGGRIISGGAFVCTSNAKVDTVVDLRDLGLNFINEYEDRIEIGPATTLREVETSKILNGNFNGYFENAIGRILGIQLRNLATIGGSICGRYGFSDVICSLSALNVTLEFHNYGEISLDDFIARPSVKRDILKKIIIEKNNIKASYEALRHSNGDFPMITCSVSNLNGKYKVIVGCRPLIAAQAEDCMAILNSGKELTEKVIDEAMLALDNLAYGNNYTATKEYRQQVAKVIVKRCLMEVM; translated from the coding sequence ATGAATATTCAAAACTACGTTATCCCACAAACTATTGAAGAAGCTTATAAGCTTGTTCAAACTGGTGGCCGTATAATCTCTGGAGGAGCTTTCGTGTGCACGTCTAATGCTAAGGTTGACACTGTTGTTGATCTTCGTGATTTAGGTCTTAACTTCATTAATGAATATGAAGACAGAATCGAAATTGGACCTGCAACTACTCTAAGAGAAGTTGAAACTAGCAAAATACTAAATGGTAACTTCAATGGTTATTTTGAAAATGCTATAGGAAGAATACTTGGAATACAACTTAGAAACCTTGCTACTATAGGTGGTAGTATATGTGGTAGATATGGTTTCTCTGATGTTATATGCTCACTATCAGCACTAAATGTAACACTTGAATTCCATAATTATGGAGAAATATCTCTAGATGATTTCATAGCTAGACCATCAGTAAAAAGAGATATTCTTAAGAAGATAATAATCGAAAAAAATAACATTAAAGCATCATATGAGGCACTTAGACATTCAAACGGGGACTTCCCAATGATTACATGTAGTGTTTCTAACCTTAATGGCAAATACAAGGTTATTGTTGGATGTAGACCTCTTATAGCTGCTCAAGCTGAGGATTGTATGGCAATTCTAAATAGCGGAAAGGAATTAACTGAAAAAGTTATAGATGAAGCTATGCTTGCTTTAGATAACCTAGCATATGGAAATAACTATACAGCTACAAAGGAATATAGACAACAAGTTGCTAAGGTAATAGTGAAAAGATGTTTAATGGAGGTTATGTAG
- a CDS encoding threonine/serine ThrE exporter family protein codes for MDTGKILQIALNLGDILLTSGAEVYRVEETIRRVCKRYNIECDCYCTLTGIFISSEGTKNDKHSLTVIRRIKDRTLDLHKIELVNAFSRQIEVSDIDYDEALKKIEEIKKRPYFNFPTMLFAASFNAYVFSCLFGGTSIDGIVAFIIGMVIYSIKEYMARFGFFEFLQLFLAGIIAGGMTIGFKMGIPTLNIDKVIVGAIMLLLPGVAITSGIKDALNGDIISSSGRLMEGILTAAALGVGVGIMLVLGTHIM; via the coding sequence ATGGATACTGGGAAAATACTTCAAATAGCCTTAAACCTAGGAGACATACTTCTAACCAGTGGAGCAGAAGTGTATAGGGTAGAAGAGACTATAAGACGTGTTTGCAAAAGATATAATATAGAGTGTGATTGTTATTGTACATTAACCGGGATATTTATATCAAGTGAAGGTACAAAGAATGATAAACATTCTCTTACTGTAATTCGAAGAATAAAGGATAGGACTTTGGATCTACACAAAATAGAATTAGTAAATGCTTTTTCAAGACAAATTGAAGTAAGTGACATAGACTATGATGAAGCACTTAAGAAAATAGAAGAGATAAAAAAGAGACCATATTTTAATTTTCCTACAATGTTATTTGCAGCATCATTTAATGCATATGTATTTAGTTGCCTTTTTGGAGGTACATCCATAGATGGGATAGTAGCTTTTATTATAGGTATGGTTATTTATAGTATTAAAGAGTATATGGCAAGGTTTGGATTCTTTGAGTTCCTACAGCTTTTCTTAGCTGGTATTATAGCTGGTGGTATGACTATAGGTTTTAAAATGGGAATTCCAACACTAAATATCGATAAGGTTATAGTTGGAGCTATAATGCTATTACTTCCTGGTGTTGCTATTACAAGTGGAATTAAGGATGCATTAAATGGAGATATTATATCTAGTTCAGGTAGGTTAATGGAAGGAATTTTAACCGCTGCAGCACTTGGAGTAGGCGTAGGTATTATGCTGGTTCTTGGAACCCATATAATGTAA
- a CDS encoding xanthine dehydrogenase family protein molybdopterin-binding subunit has translation MYAIKKSIPKVDAMGNILGGHVYADDVAPKDALIIKILRSPHAFAKIINIDTTEALKLEGVECVLTYKDCPDIRITRAGQAYPEESPYDFKILDQIVRYVGDDVALVVAKTEKIALAAMELVKVEYEVYEPVLDMEKAIDHPSIIHPEDDIVVHQDTHFNPKRNIAAQVDIANNGDMKKTLEECDIVHSGTYYIPASHQGMMETFRSSAYIDPKGRLVITSSTQIPFHNRRQVARALDIPESKVRVIKPRIGGGFGAKQNSNTEFYPALVTWITKKPSKVTFTREETFESGSPRHPMKIDVTIGLMKDGKLRAIDMVGLSDTGAFAEHGRAVFLQVGMKSIGMYNKCDAVRFHGDVVYTNHLTYAAYRGYGATQGDYALESCINEACKKYGIDPIEFRVKNVVRENETAVPFGFFGQPAPPKGYALESCQLVACIERGREIIEWDKKYGKREISPTKRRGLGMACGRQGSGIPGVDMASAVLKLNNDGSFQLLIGATDLGTGSDTILSQICAEELTVPFEAINVFSSDTDFTPYDCGAYASSTTYVSGNAIKNTATKMRGELIREAAVILDAKEEDLFIEDGQVKSKVDDKSITFQGIAYKLGCSCKQLLTSDSFTGKGSPVPYIAGFAEVEVDIETGKIDLTQFVGVLDVGTVVNPALARVQAEGGILQGIGMALWETVVHNEKGKMLSNNFLKYPMPVRDNFGTIKVDFVESYEPTGPFGAKSIGEVVLNSSAPAIRAAIIDAVGPIQLDHMPFTPSLILSEINKLKKQA, from the coding sequence ATGTACGCTATTAAAAAATCAATTCCAAAAGTTGATGCAATGGGTAATATCCTTGGAGGACATGTATATGCTGATGACGTAGCTCCAAAGGATGCACTAATTATTAAGATTCTTAGAAGTCCACATGCATTTGCAAAAATAATTAACATAGATACAACTGAAGCTTTAAAGCTTGAAGGTGTTGAATGTGTTCTAACATATAAGGATTGTCCAGACATTCGTATTACAAGAGCTGGGCAAGCATATCCTGAAGAATCACCATATGATTTTAAGATTCTTGATCAAATCGTAAGATATGTTGGTGACGACGTTGCACTAGTTGTTGCTAAAACAGAAAAGATTGCTTTAGCAGCAATGGAACTTGTAAAGGTTGAATATGAAGTATATGAGCCAGTTCTTGATATGGAAAAGGCAATTGATCACCCTTCAATAATTCACCCTGAGGATGATATAGTGGTACATCAAGATACTCACTTTAATCCAAAGAGAAATATTGCAGCTCAAGTTGATATAGCTAATAATGGTGATATGAAGAAGACTTTAGAAGAATGTGATATAGTACACTCAGGTACTTACTATATTCCTGCTTCACACCAAGGTATGATGGAAACATTTAGATCATCTGCTTACATTGATCCAAAGGGTAGACTAGTAATTACATCATCTACTCAAATTCCTTTCCACAACAGAAGACAAGTTGCTAGAGCACTTGATATTCCTGAAAGCAAGGTTAGAGTTATAAAGCCTCGTATAGGTGGAGGATTTGGAGCTAAGCAAAACTCAAATACAGAGTTCTACCCTGCACTTGTTACTTGGATTACTAAGAAGCCAAGTAAGGTAACTTTCACAAGAGAAGAAACATTCGAATCAGGAAGCCCAAGACATCCAATGAAGATCGATGTTACAATTGGTCTAATGAAGGATGGAAAACTAAGAGCTATCGACATGGTTGGTCTTTCTGACACAGGTGCATTTGCTGAACATGGTCGTGCGGTATTCCTACAAGTTGGTATGAAATCAATCGGTATGTACAATAAGTGTGACGCTGTAAGATTCCATGGTGACGTTGTTTATACAAACCACTTAACTTACGCTGCATATAGAGGATACGGAGCAACTCAAGGGGATTATGCTCTTGAAAGCTGTATAAATGAAGCTTGTAAGAAATATGGTATTGACCCAATTGAATTTAGAGTTAAAAACGTTGTTCGTGAAAACGAAACAGCTGTACCATTTGGATTCTTTGGTCAACCAGCTCCACCTAAGGGATATGCACTTGAAAGCTGTCAATTAGTTGCATGTATCGAACGTGGTCGTGAAATAATTGAATGGGATAAAAAATACGGAAAGAGAGAAATCTCACCTACTAAGAGACGTGGTCTAGGTATGGCTTGTGGAAGACAAGGTTCAGGTATTCCTGGTGTTGACATGGCATCAGCTGTTCTTAAGCTTAACAACGATGGTTCATTCCAACTACTAATCGGTGCAACTGACCTTGGTACAGGTAGTGATACTATTCTTTCACAAATTTGTGCTGAAGAACTAACAGTTCCATTTGAAGCAATTAACGTATTCTCATCTGATACTGACTTTACTCCATATGACTGTGGTGCTTATGCGTCAAGTACAACTTACGTATCAGGTAACGCTATTAAGAATACTGCAACTAAGATGAGAGGCGAACTTATTAGAGAAGCTGCTGTTATTCTTGATGCTAAGGAAGAAGATCTATTCATCGAAGATGGTCAAGTTAAGAGCAAGGTAGATGATAAATCAATTACATTCCAAGGAATAGCATACAAACTTGGATGTTCATGTAAGCAATTACTAACTTCTGACTCATTCACTGGAAAGGGTTCACCAGTTCCATACATCGCTGGATTTGCAGAAGTTGAAGTTGATATAGAAACTGGTAAGATTGATTTAACTCAATTTGTTGGTGTACTTGATGTTGGTACAGTAGTTAACCCTGCGCTTGCTAGAGTACAAGCTGAAGGTGGTATCCTTCAAGGTATAGGTATGGCTCTTTGGGAAACTGTTGTTCATAACGAAAAGGGTAAGATGTTAAGTAACAACTTCCTTAAGTATCCAATGCCTGTAAGAGATAACTTCGGAACTATAAAGGTTGACTTCGTTGAAAGTTATGAACCAACAGGACCATTCGGTGCTAAGTCAATAGGAGAAGTTGTTCTAAACTCTTCTGCTCCAGCTATAAGAGCAGCTATTATTGATGCTGTAGGGCCTATTCAATTAGATCATATGCCTTTCACTCCATCACTAATACTTTCAGAAATCAACAAGCTTAAAAAACAAGCTTAA